The Arachis ipaensis cultivar K30076 chromosome B07, Araip1.1, whole genome shotgun sequence genome includes a window with the following:
- the LOC107610146 gene encoding uncharacterized protein LOC107610146 isoform X2 yields MSSPFLHLRELLKELDFRDTPLNLAADLCEHLKKYLGTRHELGTSRQGSSSWIPAEFLIVVPDLLYLTGNFLTGDVSEAWIDKANRKHYFNSAATHSR; encoded by the exons ATGTCAAGTCCTTTCTTGCATTTGAGGGAGCTTCTCAAGGAACTTGATTTTAGGGACACCCCTCTTAATTTGGCTGCTGAT CTTTGTGAGCACTTGAAGAAATACCTTGGTACCCGGCATGAACTA GGAACTAGCAGACAAGGTAGCAGCAGTTGGATTCCAGCTGAATTCTTAATTGTAGTTCCTGATCTTCT GTATTTAACTGGAAACTTCCTCACGGGAGATGTAAGTGAGGCATGGATAGATAAAGCTAATAGGAAGCACTACTT CAATTCTGCAGCAACTCATTCAAGATGA
- the LOC107610146 gene encoding uncharacterized protein LOC107610146 isoform X1, whose translation MSSPFLHLRELLKELDFRDTPLNLAADLCEHLKKYLGTRHELGTSRQGSSSWIPAEFLIVVPDLLYLTGNFLTGDVSEAWIDKANRKHYLDLSYNNFSISGSQDNQGCQDENT comes from the exons ATGTCAAGTCCTTTCTTGCATTTGAGGGAGCTTCTCAAGGAACTTGATTTTAGGGACACCCCTCTTAATTTGGCTGCTGAT CTTTGTGAGCACTTGAAGAAATACCTTGGTACCCGGCATGAACTA GGAACTAGCAGACAAGGTAGCAGCAGTTGGATTCCAGCTGAATTCTTAATTGTAGTTCCTGATCTTCT GTATTTAACTGGAAACTTCCTCACGGGAGATGTAAGTGAGGCATGGATAGATAAAGCTAATAGGAAGCACTACTT AGACCTTTCGTACAATAACTTCAGCATTAGTGGGAGCCAAGATAATCAAGGATGTCAAGATGAAAATACGTAA